CAGAGGTGCCTTTAGCAGAGGGAAGCACggcacagcagcaccaaagGGCTTCTccaggggggaaaagggaattgtGTGTCCCCCGGTAACGGGTCGTGctcctgagcaggagcagcacagcgAGGGGATCCGTCCTTGGCTCTCCTCCACCTCCAGCTGAGTCCTCTCCCCCTGCTTCCTGTAGTTTTACCCAACTTCTTGAGCAATAATTCAGCAgatgggacactgggaggagatgtcctggggaaaaaaagcagcgGGGAGGCCGAGGTTTGGCTGTGGGGCCGAAGGGGTGCCCAGGTGTTCACCCACATTTCTGCCCTCCTGTCCTTCCCCTCCTCGATCCAAAACCATCCAGGAGAAAACTTAGTGTGCCTTGTTTtgggaaaaacaaggaagatCCCATTAGGACCGGTTCCAAAAGGTGACTTAACCTTTACCTACATACAGGCTTGCATCAGATAGGGAGAACTTctgagcttttatttattttattttattttaatgattgtTTTTACCTTTCTTCACACGGTTCTCAGTCACTCTGACCTCTCACTCCTCACCTCAGTGCCTGGGcctgcattttctctctcccctcacGGATCCAGACTGTTCCTTCCACGCACAGCCCCTGGAAGATGCTGCCATTCCCAGACTCCCAGAGGGAAATCTCTCAGAGAGGTTTTCAGTGCTGTGGCAGtgatgaaaagcaggaaaagctctCCTGGAAGGCCTGGGGGAGTTGCTGATGGGTTAAACTCAGACCTGCAGCTGGTTCCGTGGCTGTTTGGGctttcttaaaatgtattttatttccagtcaGGAGTCGCTGTTCTCTCTGAAAGCCCCTCCTGCCGCCCTCACCAGGGCCCAAACCCTCCAGGGATGTCCAGGTTGTTTTGGCCACCAGCTCGGAGTCACttccctgtggcagcagagcccgatTCCCCCTGCCCAGAaccattccctgtccccagtgccccagCTGGGACAATTCTGCTGCCGGCAGAttcctccaggagctccccacACTCCGAGGAGGAGCTCAGGAGTCAGGAATGATCCAAAACGCGGAGGAAAAGCCGAGCTTGGTGCTGTGAGCACACAAACCCCAGCgatcctctgctctgcctgggctgaACCAGGCAAAAAACCAATGTTTGtgactaatttttattttttgaggtgtgtgggcaggcagaggcagTTGTGAGGTTGGGCTGGAGGGTGAAATGTTGCTATTTTGGCAGAGTTTTGTCAGCCTGTTCCTTGGCGGGGAGGCCGGGTGACTCCCCTGCTGTCTGAGCCGGGCCCTCAAAGGTTTGGAATCGTCCCTTTCCCGTCAGGGGtcactgtttttgttttagttcTTCTCAAATTATAGCCTGCCAGCCTCCCTTTCCCACAGCAAGGGCTGCGTGCTGACACGCAGCTGTTCTGGGGATGGATTTGGCAGTGCTTAAACCACTTCCAGAAACAGTTTTGGGGTCTGTCCTACCCTGGTCTGTCCagtgcaggctgcagcaggaaggatCTGAGACAAAATCCCATTGCCAGAGTTGGGATAATAAATTCCCTGAATAAATTCCTTGACCCAAGGCTGGAAacccctttatttttaatatttcttatgTAAATGTGAGGAGCTTCCCCTGCACAGAGGCTGCCCTGATGCTCAAATTCTTTTGATCATTTAAGTGCCTAAAGTGCTTCCACACTGAGCTTCAGGGAAAGGGGTTTGGTGGGAAAGGCcttaaattgttcttttcaaACCCCAGGGTCAGAGGGGCGCAGAGCTGGGGATTAAACCAGGAGAtgagggagcaggaggatgaggaaatCTTCACAAAATCGGCTTTTTTTGGCTTCTTCTAAGAAAATTTCTGCATCAGCATCACGTGAAAGAGCAGCAATGGGTGTTGTAGTCTGGGTAAAAGCATCCCTTGCCTGCTGTTACTGATATTTCCTGTGTGACCACAGAATTCCTTTAGGATttgctcctgcctggccacaGGTTTGGGTAGGAGCTCCTCAGAGCTTTTCTCTCCCAGGTAGGAGGTGGATTCTCTTCCTCACAGGTGAATCCTGCCCCACCTTTCCTTTGTGGagtttgggatggggaggagggagagctgctgtgtgaaTTCCCTGTTGTGGatccctgggatggggaaggNNNNNNNNNNNNNNNNNNNNNNNNNNNNNNNNNNNNNNNNNNNNNNNNNNNNNNNNNNNNNNNNNNNNNNNNNNNNNNNNNNNNNNNNNNNNNNNNNNNNNNNNNNNNNNNNNNNNNNNNNNNNNNNNNNNNNNNNNNNNNNNNNNNNNNNNNNNNNNNNNNNNNNNNNNNNNNNNNNNNNNNNNNNNNNNNNNNNNNNNNNNNNNNNNNNNNNNNNNNNNNNNNNNNNNNNNNNNNNNNNNNNNNNNNNNNNNNNNNNNNNNNNNNNNNNNNNNNNNNNNNNNNNNNNNNNNNNNNNNNNNNNNNNNNNNNNNNNNNNNNNNNNNNNNNNNNNNNNNNNNNNNNNNNNNNNNNNNNNNNNNNNNNNNNNNNNNNNNNNNNNNNNNNNNNNNNNNNNNNNNNNNNNNNNNNNNNNNNNNNNNNNNNNNNNNNNNNNNNNNNNNNNNNNNNNNNNNNNNNNNNNNNNNNNNNNNNNNNNNNNNNNNNNNNNNNNNNNNNNNNNNNNNNNNNNNNNNNNNNNNNNNNNNNNNNNNNNNNNNNNNNNNNNNNNNNNNNNNNNNNNNNNNNNNNNNNNNNNNNNNNNNNNNNNNNNNNNNNNNNNNNNNNNNNNNNNNNNNNNNNNNNNNNNNNNNNNNNNNNNNNNNNNNNNNNNNNNNNNNNNNNNNNNNNNNNNNNNNNNNNNNNNNNNNNNNNNNNNNNNNNNNNNNNNNNNNNNNNNNNNNNNNNNNNNNNNNNNNNNNNNNNNNNNNNNNNNNNNNNNNNNNNNNNNNNNNNNNNNNNNNNNNNNNNNNNNNNNNNNNNNNNNNNNNNNNNNNNNNNNNNNNNNNNNNNNNNNNNNNNNNNNNNNNNNNNNNNNNNNNNNNNNNNNNNNNNNNNNNNNNNNNNNNNNNNNNNNNNNNNNNNNNNNNNNNNNNNNNNNNNNNNNNNNNNNNNNNNNNNNNNNNNNNNNNNNNNNNNNNNNNNNNNNNNNNNNNNNNNNNNNNNNNNGGGGATTGGGGCGTGGGAAAGGGGGGGTCAGTGATAGGGAGGGGACATGGGCGTGACCACGGGGCAGGGGCGGTGTTGGTGTTTTTATGGACGGGGAAATCGGCAGAATTGGCACGGCCAGGGGCGTTCCTGGGCGCGATGTCCCCGCTCCGAGTGCCACCGGTGTTCCCGGGGCAAGGGACGGGCTTTTCCCCGCACAGCACAGCTCCGTTTTTCCCCCAAAAAGCTCCGGTCCCGCTCGCCCCGGCGGGTTCGGTACAAACCCcgaacaggaaaaaaatcccgGGAAAAACATCCCGGGAAAATCCCAGGAATTTTATGTAAATCAAAGCGTGATTGAACCATCGCTGCCTGAGGATTCGGAGGAGCTGAGACCTCCACAACCCCTCCAAGGCCATAAATAAGTGTTATTAATTATTATCGATACTTCTCTGATGCGCGTTCCCGGCAGTGACATTCAGCACTGCGAGGCTGTGACAGGGGTCGGTGACACACGGTGACACTCGGGGAACAGCCCCGGGCCGCCCTCTCCGCGCACCTTCAGCGCTGGGCTCTCTATTTTTCATTTCGCTTTGGTTTTTATACATTTGAAACCTTCCCCCGGGCCCGGGTGTTTTGTTCTGGCCCCAAATCTCACTTTTCTCCCCGAGCGGAGGGGCTTGGTGAGGTTTGGGGGGGCTCAGCCCAAAGCCACCCCCAGGGACCCCAAAACCGCCACAAGGACAGAGCTCGCTCCTGGCCCCATCAGCAGCATCCGAGCGCTGCCCAAAACCTCCCGCACACCTGGATCCCTCTGGATCCCCCTGGATCCCCCTGGATCCCCCTGGATCCCCCTGGATCCACCCGCGACCTGCAGGGATTCGCCTCCTTTTCCCGAGACTCCGGGGAGACCTGGAGCGCTTCCAGTGTAACCgagcagggggagaggaaacagcggcggggccgggggagTTGCTCCAGAGCCTCGCAGGGACGGAGCCGGGACATCCCGGTGCCCCTCCCGGTGCCCCTCCCGGTGCCCCTCCCGGCTCGGTGTTCCAATGGGAtcggcggcggcggccgagccctcggcggggcggggcgggccgggAGCCGCTCCCGGCGGAGCCGCGGGACCCGCGGGCAGCGGAGCGGGGTAAGGGGCGCTGGGGGGCTCGGGGGTCCCTCCGGCAGCGCTCCCCGGGGCACGGGGGAGGGGGGGATTGGCCACCGGCAGCACCGGGCTCGGTGTCACCGGCTCCGCTCCGAGCCCCgccggggctggggggctgcgCTGGAGCCGGAGCCTCCGCTCGTCCTTGGGCATCGCTTTGCTCCGGGAGATCGGCACCGGCTGGCACCGGCCGGTTCGCCCCGAAAGCGGCGAGCCCCGGTTCTGCACGGCCGCTGTGCGAGCCCCGGCTCCGGGAGGTTCCAGGTGTTTGTTCACTCGGTCACCGGAGGCGAGCCGTGACCCTCGGCTGCGTTCCCAGCTCCCGCTGTTGTTGGCTGACCTTGGGCCGGTCTGGCTCTCCATGTGCTCGGGCTGCAcatgtgctgctctcctgcagccagccGCGGTTCCCGGGGAAAACCGGAGGAGCAGAAATGCGAAGTGAGGCTCGGGCAGGACGCTGCCCTCGCAGtgagggacagagccagggctcCGTTTCCTTGCGGTGGCTTTGGGGTGACAGCACTGGTGGCATTTGCCCAAAATTGGGTTGACAGGGCAGTGGCACCAGTCTTGCCCCACAGcgctgctctgccagctggggcATCACCACTGCCCCAAACGAGACGGGAAACTGAGGAGCAGAGCGCTCCAAGAACTTCCCCAAGGCTTCTCTGCTCAGATCTCCTCGgtgctgagccagcagctccatctctgcgccttcctgccctctggccgtgtttttattcctgctgtCAGCCcggcagcagggctgtgctccgTGAGGAGGGAAGAGTTTGATTCAGCTCTCCTGAATGGGGAcgggctgcagggatggagatCTCCGAGCcgctctgcaggagctggttGGAAAATCAGGTTTAAGGACGCTCTGGGAGAGGTAAACAGGAGCCTTTGGTAGCCAGAGGGGGGAGGCTTTCCCCGCAGAAAGAGgagatgcagaagaaaagacaaaagatcCTAAAACTGATGTGAAAGAAGGTGTGGAACTGCCTGGAAGGGGTTGTTCAGAGCACAGATTTGGGCTGTGATGAAAATTCCAAGCCTGGAGGCTGAAATTGGCCTGAACACCTCTTTACCTCTGGTGTGAGCTGTGACAGTCCCTGCTCACTGTGACTCGCTGGGCTGGACACACCGGGAGGGCCCCTGCAGCTTGTTCCTGGCAGGTTTGGGGGCCATTTCCTAAGGAGAAGAGCATTTATATGGCATCCAGAGTGCTCAAAAATTCCCTCTGGCAGCTCTCAGGACCCTGGGGAGCTCTGATAACAAGGACTGGCCCGACTGGTTTGCAGCTCCACAGAAATCTGATGGAAAAAGCTCTTAAGGGACTTTGacaaagtttttctttcctctgaaaactCCATTTCTGCATTAAATACAAACAGATCACTGCACCACGGGTGCTttggtgctgcagagcaggatggggacagggacactgtgtggctgctctgggggtCTTTGGGcacctccctcccaccccctgagccccagcagggccTGGGGGGTCTGTGACAGCGACCAGCGACCCCCGAGCgcacccagctcctcctgcacacGCCgtgctctgtcccagctgtctGCAAACGCTGTTCGTGTCCTCAGGAGCCCCGGAGCTGACCCTGGCCAGGCTCTCTGAGCTGTGGCTGAGGCTGGGCAGACCTGCCCGGACAGAACCGCGGCGTGTTGGGGCTCCCAGCGCCGCCGAGCATCCCCAGGcggggcagcagcacctgggagcTGGCTCCTTCTTACCTGTGCAGGTGGGGAGCTTTAACCCAGCGccgtggctgtgccagggcctgcccgCATTCACAGCCTGGAGAAGCCACAAAATCCTCTCCCGGATCACAACGAGCCCCTGGCTAACCCGGACTCATCCCCTGCGCCACCCAGCAGCGCACAGCTGCCCTCCGGCACAGGGAGGGATGAAGGGTTTCTCTGGGTGTGTTTTTACCCCCACAGACTCCCCAGAGAAGTTGGCTTTTTGGGGGGAATCTGCCTCGGAGGAAAACGGCCAGCCcgtgttttttctctttaaaaacaaaggcGCTGCCAggttctgctgttttcttttcagcGCAGTTTTGTTAAAAGGTTGAGGTTTGCGTGTTTGCCGCTTGGAAATAACCTCGGTGTGCCGTTCCCTTGCAGATGAACGGAGAATTCCCCAGCTGAGCTCTCCcgagccaggagctgcctgtggggAGGCACCAAATGGTCTCTGtgagctgccaggacctgctgccctccctgagcagcccttccctgctcGAGAGCTTGGCCAGCGCCCTGCAGTGCAGGATGCCACCGTCCCTTCTGCCAGGACACGGCGGTGACCCGGAGGGCTCTGGCCTCGTCCTGGCGGGCAGCACCGGGGGTGCCAAGGGCGAGCCccccaaagcccagctcagCGAGGCTCAGCTCAGGCTGCCCGACTTCTACCTCTCCCAGTTCTCCCAGAACTTCATCCCCACGCTGGAGGAGATCGAGGAGTTCCTcagggagaaggcagagctccccagggatgAAGCAGGAGATCCTCACCCCGCGGGGTGGAATGTGGAGAGCGAAGCTGAGCTCGGCTCCGGGGCACAcgaaggaggaggaggaggaggaggaggaggaggaggacaggtCCCAAACGCTGCGGGGACAGCTGCCGGTGACCAGGCAGTTCCCGTtatcctgcagctccagcctctcccgACGGACAGTGTCACCCCTGGGGGTGTCAGGGTGGCCCAGCTGCTGATCAGCCTGCAGACCCCAaaccctcccctcctccctcagctccagccccccGGCACCGTCCTGGACCAAAAATACATCCGAATCGCCCCTCTGCCGGTGGCCCCGGGGCCGGGGGACGCGCAGGAGGCCGAGGCAGCCCCCGGGTGCCAGCAGGgccccccatccctgctccgCATCCACCGCTGCTCCCACCCGGGCTGCGGGAAGGTTTATTCCAAGAGCTCCCACCTGAAGGCTCATTTCCGCCGGCACACGGGGGAGAAACCCTACACCTGTGGCTGGCCCGACTGCGGCTGGAGGTGAGTGAGGGTCCCCCAGGGTGGAATCTCCAGGGGGAATCCACAGCCCCAAGGAAAACAAgccttccctcccctgctccGGGCTGGATGTGGAGCTCCAGGAAAGCATTCCCACCCAGGCTCCTGGCCCCTGGCCACTGCCAGCCTGAGCTCTTTTCCCAAAAAACCAATTCCTTCTCAGCGCCTGGGCCGGTTCcagcaagggaaaacaaatggaGGAAGTAGGTGGACAGCGTCCTTTGAGAGCAAGGGAAAGAAACTCAGCTCTCAGTGGGTGaattctttcccatttccaaaTCCTCGGAGGGGTCGATCTCGGGAGCTCTGGAAGTGACCCTGGAGGCTGcggcagggacagagctggggctgtgccggGGTCACTGGATCCAGCATTCCCACTTTTCCCGCAGGTTCTCCCGCTCGGATGAGCTCTCCCGCCACAAGCGCTCCCACTCCGGGCTCAAGCCCTACCAGTGCACAGCCTGTGAGAAGAAGTTTGCCCGCAGTGACCACTTGGCCAAGCACCTGAAGATCCACCggggccagccctgcagcccacGGACGCTtccagaggggagcaggagttaattcctgctgctcatccctgccAGCGAGGCCGGGAGGTGCCGGAGCCTCcgcagggaggagggggaagtgACCCCTGAACAAACGACAGGAGATTTGGTTGTCCCTCCTTTCACCGGTGATGAAATTCCCCAGCTGTTTCTGGCTCTCTTTGAAATACAAGTGATGGAAATCGGCCTGGATTTGGGCTGTGTGTGGGAAAGTCAGGCTGGAAAACTGGGATCAGGCGTTTCAGAATTCCAGTTTGGGTCGGGAGGGACCTTAGAGCtcatcccatgggcagggacacctcccaccatcccaggctgctccagcttggccttggacacttccagggatggagcagccacggattctctgggaattccatcccagcccctcctgaccctcacagggagggatttattcccaatatcccatccagccctgccctctggcagggggagccattccctgcgtgctgtccctgcatccctgatGGAACGGGGATGGATGGGGGTCTGTGGGGGCTGGAACAGATATTGACATTTTCCAGTGTGGTTGTTTTGTCCCTAAATCTCTTCATTTTGCTGCTGGGGGTCTCCCACGGTCTCCCTCCATGGCATCCATGCGTGCTTGAGAGGGACAGGAGATGGATTTTGTGGAGCCCCaaagggagcaggagagcagaaagcagcaccagcagagccctTTCCAGCACAGAAGGACATTCCCAAGGAGACACAGGCACATGAGGAGCCCGGAGGAGCTGAGAGCTcctgccaggggagcagagcaggctgctgaCGTCCTCCTCCTCCTATTTACCTTTTGGTTAATTAAAGGCCAGCTCCTCGCCGCGGTGCCAGCTCCCCGAGCTTCTGCAAACATCTGGGAGGGAACGAGGTGCTTGTACAAACACAGGATGGGCGTCAGGAGCTGATttccacagggctgtgctggattttggtgcctgcaggctctgggctctgctctgctgccccaaGGAGCTGCCCTTGAGCTGCTGTGGTGGAGAGCTGTACCCAGAACAGGTCAGGGAGATGGGCTCAGCCCTTCTCTGGAGGGCAGGGGTTGTTCCCTGTTGGGACAAGGGACAAGCTGGAGTGCTGGAGGTGCTCCAAGGGTGGGACACCAAAGTTGTGGCTGGAAGGGATCcttgggatggagctggagatgTTGGTGTTGGTGTCCCAGCAGCGTGGCTGCAGGGGAAGACGAGCAGGGCAGCTGAAAATCATTTAttcattaaagatttttattctgaaatatttggggAGGTGCAGGCAGCCCCTGGGGGAGCTGGAGATGGATGGGGCAGGGCCCTGCCCTCCTCTGAGGCTGCACTGAGGCGTCATCATCATCCCACAATGTCCTGGATTCTCCTGCAGTCACTGCAGGGGGCCCAGTCCAGCCTGgggtgtgtctgtgtgtgtccaggtgtgcccaggtgtgccccaggtgtgccccaggtgtgccccaggtgtgtccaggtgtgtccaggtgtgccccaggtgtgtcccaggtgtgccTAGATGTGATCAGGTGTGATCAGGTGtgccccaggtgtgtcccaggtgtccccagatgtgcccaggtgtgccccaggtgtgcccaggtatacccagctgtgtccagatgtgctcaggtgtgccccaggtgtgccccaggtgtgcccaggtgtgccccagctgtgccccagctgtgcccaggtgtaCCCAGCTGtacccagctgtgcccagctgccagccaggagcacagcccagctcggggtgatgctgcaggaggagcaggcagctctgtcccagcccatTTTGGGGCTGCCTTTTGTTCCAGTGCCTTTTCTCCTGCCTGGGGTTGGCTCCGTGCCCCCTTTGCCGCGGGGCTCTGCGCACAGGCCCCGTGCCAGCCTGACTCACGCCCCTCTCGTGCTTTTACCTGTCCCCCTGAGCTCCTCTCCCTCACCCCACActctcccagccctccctgctcgCCCTGGgcctgccctgtcctgcctccctctgctcccagccgCAGGCAAACGGGAGCTGGATGAGTCTCCAGATTTTGGAGCGAGAAGAGTCGGGTCTCGTCCTCAATCCAATCCATCTCAGTTCTCCAGAgggtccctgctgctcctggggtggctctgctgtggaagacggggctgggggtgctgggagaagggacTCGGAGCTCCCCTGGTTTGTTTTGCCATCCCTTCCACAAAGGGAGAGgagatatttttataaaataaaccaCGCTAGATCCGTATCTCTCGTGTGATGCCTGCTGGAGTCTCACCTGCTTCCCTCTGGGGGACTCTGGATGCCTCAGGAGGTTTGCTGAGGGCTCTGAAATTacctctcctctgctcctggatCTGCTCCACAGGAATATTCccggtggcagcagcagggatggggctccCACAGCTCCGGGGCTGCCGGGAGGTGACACAAGTGTCGCCGTGGTCACCGggccctgggctggctgtgggtTCCCTGCTGGAGGAGTGGGAATGGCAGGAGTGGGAATGGCAGGAGTGGGAATGGCAGGAGTGGGAATGGCAGGAGTGGGAATGAGAGGAGTGGGAATAGCGGGAGTGAGGATGGAAtggcaggaggggaaaggaatGACAGGAAGGGAATGGAATGGCAGGAGTGGGAATGCaatggcaggagcagggatggcaggagTGAGGATGGAAtgtcaggagcagggatggaaggaggggACTGGAACGGCAGGAGTGAGGATGGAATGGCAAGAGGGgactggcaggagcagggatggcaggagggGACCGGCAGGAGCAGGGACggaaggagcagggatggcaggagggGACTGGAATGGCAGGACGGGAAtgacaggagcagggatggaaggaggggACTGGAATGGCAGGAAGGgactggcaggagcagggatggNNNNNNNNNNNNNNNNNNNNNNNNNNNNNNNNNNNNNNNNNNNNNNNNNNNNNNNNNNNNNNNNNNNNNNNNNNNNNNNNNN
The Parus major isolate Abel chromosome 26, Parus_major1.1, whole genome shotgun sequence DNA segment above includes these coding regions:
- the LOC107214739 gene encoding Krueppel-like factor 15 — translated: MVSVSCQDLLPSLSSPSLLESLASALQCRMPPSLLPGHGGDPEGSGLVLAGSTGGAKGEPPKAQLSEAQLRLPDFYLSQFSQNFIPTLEEIEEFLREKAELPRDEAGDPHPAGWNVESEAELGSGAHEGGGGGGGGGGGQVPNAAGTAAGDQAVPVILQLQPLPTDSVTPGGVRVAQLLISLQTPNPPLLPQLQPPGTVLDQKYIRIAPLPVAPGPGDAQEAEAAPGCQQGPPSLLRIHRCSHPGCGKVYSKSSHLKAHFRRHTGEKPYTCGWPDCGWRFSRSDELSRHKRSHSGLKPYQCTACEKKFARSDHLAKHLKIHRGQPCSPRTLPEGSRS